CGACCAGATTTTCGTGGCAGGCTTAAGGAAACGTCCCTATGAATCCGGATATCTACCGCGCGCGCGAGGCCGAGGCGCAGGCCGCGCTGGACGCTGCGGCCGACTACCAACTCACAGCACACGCGACCGCGCGCGGCGCCTTGCGGGCTATTGATCTGGACGGTGCACAGGCTCTAATGGGCCAGTCTGGCGGATGGATTGCACTGGGCAACGCAGCTGCTGTCGACCTCGCTGGTAATCAGGCTGCCGCGGAATTTGCCGAGGCGCTGGCGCAGCGCGATGCGCCCGACCCCAACGACGATCCCTACGGCCGGAATTTGGGTCTGGACCGCGACGCGTGGCTGCGGGAAATGCTGCACCAGGCCGGCGGCCTTGTGGGCGGCTACCTGTAGGTAAAGGGCGCCGATGGACATACGAGTCGCCGCCCGTGGCCGACAGGATGGCAGCAATGCAGAAAATCTTCGTTGACGCGCTCGCTGCACGCCCCTTCATGCAGCTTGGCAATCGTGAGAAAACGCCCCTGTGACCGGAAGCGCCACGCCCGAGCGTGAGAACACGGGCCGATCTGGCATAATCCACGGCAAGGTTGCTTAGGTCAGGGGCGGTTGCGGGCAGTTCGACCCTGCTGGGTGCCTCATACCTGGTCTTTTATTTTCTCCTGCTGGTGGTGCTTGACTTCGTCAAGCTGCGCGGTATGACAAATATTAACTCGACATCAACTGGTGTCGGAAAGGCCGAAGGTGAAGGTATGGGCAAAAACTCTCTGGATTTCGTGAAGCTGTCTGTGTTGTCTGTGTTGGAAACGATTCACGGGCTGGGTATGAGTGCACTTGTGGCTGTAGCGCTGCCCTAAGCAACTTTGGCAAAAGCCGCCTCCGGGCGGCTTTTTTTACGCCACCGCCTCCATGCCGATGGAACAGCAACCGTCAGGTGCCAACTCCGGCCACTTCAAAGATCTCAGCGAAGTTCTTGCGATCCCTGTCCTTGTCCTGAGTCGTCTCTGAATTGGCTTGGACTTGCGATGTGCGTCACGGACCCCGACAAGGGCAACGAAGGCATCTCCGCGATCTTTATCGATCTGGACAGCCCGGGAGTGACACTCGATACCGCCTGCGTGCCCATCACCGGCCAGTACGTGGACGCCGACATCATCCTCGACAATGTCCGCGTGCCACGCTGCAACTGCATCGGCGGCGAAGGCAACGGTTTCCGGCTTGCGATGAACCGGATCAGCCTCAACCGCCTATTGCACTGCCCGACCATGATCGGCCTGGCCCGCCAGGCGCTGCGCTTGTCCATTGACTACGCGAACACGCGCCGCCAGTTCGGCGGCCCGATCATGCGATTCCAGGCCATCCAGCACATGCTGGCGGACATGGCGTCCAGCCTGTTTGCCTGCGAGAGCATGGTGCTGGCTGCCGCGCGCCGTGCCGATGCAGGCAGTGACGTCCGCATGGAGGCGTCGATGTGCAAGCTCTTCGTCTCGGAAGCCTGCTTCCAGATCGCGGACAAGGCCGTGCAGATTCATGGCAACGTGGGTGTCACGAAGAACCATCCGGTCGAGTTCATCTTCCGCAGGCTCCGGCTATACCGCATCGTCACGGGAACCAGCGAAATCCAGCGTAACACGATCGCCAAGGAAATCCTGCAGAGGCATGGGTCTTGAATGCGCACGTGCAATCCTGATCGCGACGTCCACGCCAGCATCAAGCGGGGTCAACAGGCTGTTCGCCGAGAACCGCTTCGGCTGCGACCTCTGGATGCATGTCAACATACCGTGCGGTCATCCCACCCGAGATGCATCGCGCCGCAGGTTGCCGGAACTGCGAAGCGACCCGCGTTGCGCGTCAATCCTGCGAATCACTGGCCTCGTGGCTTGACTTGTCCAGTGCTTTCTAATATTTGCTTGCAACGTGCGTAATTGGTGCGACGGGATGCGCGGAGGGTGGCGGATTCTGTTCGGCGTCTCCCCGACTTGGTTGGGATTCAGGTACAGAGGCGTCTACGTCCGGAATGAGGGAGTTCGGTCACGAACGTCTACCAACCAAATGGCCCCTAATGGCCGACAAGCGACCGCCTGCCGGCCGATGTAAAGGTCAGACTTCGGTTTGCTCTGCAATCTCCAAAGCGTCATCAACCTCAATGCCCAAATACCTGACGGTGCTCTCGAGCTTGGTATGACCGAGGAGCAGTTGGACGGCTCTTAAGTTCTTGGTCCGTCGGTAGATCAAAGAGACCTTCGTTCGCCGGATTGAATGCGTCCCATAAGCGGAGGTGTCCAGGCCGATCGAGGCTACCCACCGATGGACCAATCGGGCATATTGTCGGGTCGATATATGGGGCGAAGAATGCAAACGACTGGGGAAGAGAAAGTCGCCGCAGCTCAATCCCCGTGCATGTATCCAGGCCTGGAGGCATTCGCGAGTCGGGCCAGTAATCTCAAACTGCACCGGTCGATGGGTCTTTTGCTGCATGACCGTCGCACGCATGCCAACTTGTCTTCCTACGCTGACATCCTGAACGCGGAGACGGATCAGATCGCAAGCGCGCAGTTTGCTGTCGATGGCGAGGTTGAACATCGCCAAGTCTCTCGTGTTTGCGGTGAGCTGAAGGCGCGTACGGATGGCCCAGATCTCGGATAGCTTCAACGGAGGTTTCTGCCCCGTCAGTCTTCCCTTGTTCCACGGGTCGTGGTGGGTGACAGATGTTTGGGAGGTAGTCATGACTAGCTCCTAGAGTTGATGGGAGCCCATTTTGCGCTTGTGCCGGAGCCCCTCAAGTTGTGGGCGCTGGGCGCTAGTCCCACTCCACCTCCGAAACCAGTTCGGCCGAGACGACCCCTTCAACGCACATCTGGTAGAGCTTTCGGTAGCACAGCGGACATGGCGCACAGTCCAAGGCCTGGTTGCCTCCGATTTCGAAGTGCAGTTCGCGAATCCGGACGGGGCCCCCGCATTTGCAGACGAGAATCTGGGTATGGTCATCCATCGCTTATCTCCGTGGCAGAAGGGGATTGCAGCATGTGACGGCCGGAGGCTTCCTCGGATCAGCGAGATACTGATCGTCATGAGCGCGCGCCCGAAGGCACCGCAGGCTCCGAAGAGCCGAAGCATAGGACCAAAATTTCGTGCGGGGGCAGCTTCGGATCTTGCCGATTCGTTGGTTGCCGAGACTCAATCGCCGAGTTCCTGTGCGGGACGCAGGGGGCGTCTCGGTGAGCGGGCCGTGACCGACCCTTCATATCACACCCGAAAGCAGCCATTCAGCGTGGTATCGTTGACCGCTTCGAGTCTTTGGGACCAAAGCAATATGGCCACGCTTGACCTCATCGGGGTTGCAATTCAGTTCAAGGATTGGGAAAAGCCATGGACGTTCTATTCGGTTGTGTTGGACCACATCTCACATGATTCCGACGACCGCGCCATTTTCGAGCGGATATGGGCAGAAGCGTGTCGTCCGGAACATTGGCAGTACGTCGACATTTCGAAATGCTCTGATGCGTGTGATCACGGGCTCGAGATTGGATTTTCATGGCTGCCCGAGGAGGCGCGTGTGCAGTTCGTGCGAGCAGCATCATTCCAATGGAAATGACGCGAAAACTCGGAAGGCCTTCGGTCGCCGGCGCTCGCGCGCAGCACCGTTACAGCAGGCGTTCTCCGGGCGGTTGAGAGCATCAGAGCTAGATAGGTACACAGATTGCTCTAAGCTTGCAGCCGAGCGCATCTTCGAGTTGCGATTCTTGCTCACCCGATAGGGTGCGTAGATTCGGATTCATCGCCTCAAGTACGAGCCGTCCAAATGCTGTCGGCCACAAATATCTGAGATCGTTCAATGAGACGGTAGCCTGACAGCAGCAGTCTTGACCAGCAGGTCAGGTAGTCTGCCCACAGCGAAATCATCCATCTTGGTCACCCACCAGTCTTCGATGTCCACATCGCAATTGGGACAAGCCACGCTAGACCAATTTGCTCCGGGGTGAAAAATTCGACGTCCTGCTTGAATAAGAACGTAATCTCATCGGCATTGGGAGCGAATTGCGAGAAGAGCGCGCGCGCAACTTCTGCTGCCAATTCAATCGGCCTGAACTCGGGGTCGAGGGGAACACGCCATGCCCGTCCGCTCATCACGAGGGAGTCAAAGCTCAAACGTCGGATCGCCCGCCCACGCGAGAAAGCTGCGCACGACAGTAGCCTCAGTTCCGTCACTGAACCGGATGATCATCGCGCCGTCTTCGTCGGCGACCGACTCCACGCCTGGCAGTGAACGTGTAAGGACCTTGGCCTCTTCGTCAACCGTATTCGGTGCGTCGCCATTGACAGGAGCCTCAATGATCTTAATCTGATCCACCGTCTGGTGGCTCACCGATCCGGTTTTCGTCATCGTCGCTGCGGCGACGCGGTGCCCCTTCGATGCCAGGTTGGCTCCCGCCAAGGTTCGCGAGTCGTTTGGCGGCTTCACGCTGGATCAAGGCCTTTAGCGCCTCGCGCACAAGTGCCGTTTTCTCTTCCAGCCCCGTATAGGCACGGGCCTTGGCCAGCAGTTCATCGTCAAGCGTAATCGTCGTACGCATAGGAATCTCCGCAAGTACCGGCACAGACTATAGCATCCAATGATGTCGATTTTGGTGCGCACTTACATTGGGAATGCGGGCGTTTTGCCACCACAGGCCTGCAAAATCGGTGTGTCCACTGCAGGCCAATTCTTGTCTGCCGCCGATACCTGTGGTCTGCGTTCTGTCTCCAGTCCGTGCCGCGCGGGCTCCGACGCTTGGAGCCGCCATGGCTGCAACCGTTCCGCCTGAGTCGCCTGCGACCGCGCCTGCACCTCGGCCACTTCGTTTCCTGCGCGCCGTGACGGCGTGCGCCAAGGCGGCCCCGGCGTGGCGCACGCCGTCACGGCGCGCTAAGCGGCCGTGCGGCAAGGTGTCGCTCCACCCACTGCGCCCAGGGCGCGTCGAGTTGGCCGGCCAGCGTGGCGAGTACCAGGCGGATGTCCAGGTGGTGACAATGCGTCAGCAACCGCTCGAGGACGGGACGGCGGACGGTGCGCAGCGCGCCGAGGACGAGCCGCATGCCTTCGGGCGAACTCATGGTGCAGTCGCTTACCAGTTCCAGGATCGCACGCTCGGGCACCGACACCCGTACCGCCGGATGGTGATCGGGCAGGGCAGTGATCCCGAAATCTGCCGGTAGGCGCCGATCGAACAGCGCGCACCCCTGGTAGGTATAGGCATAGACGGCGTCCACCCAACGCGGCAGGGTGGTGGGCGCCTCGCCCCAAGATGAGCCGTGGGCGCAGGGCCACGAAGTGTCGCACGCCCTGCCAGTCCAGCGCGGTGCGGCCGCCCACGTGCAGCCCCGGGCGTTGCCAGCAGAGCCAGGCTAACCATGGAGGTGGAAGTCGTATTCGCAGCATTGCCGGAGGGGGCAGTCATCGGAAGGTGTTCGAAGCGGCCCTGCGAAGGGCAAGTACCGGGGGGCTCGGCTCAATTATCCACTTCTCTCACGGATTTCATCCCCGGGCCCGGTTTACTGGGAAATCGTTCAACGAAGACATTCGCGTGCGGGGCAATGACGCGATTGGGTTTGGCACTCCTTGGTGGGAAGAGGGGGTGGAGAGAACCATCCCGACGCTGTGTGTACCGAGCACGGTGTATATATCGACGATATCCTCGTAATTGACCACGGTGTCCTCGTTGCCCCAGGAGAGTTGAGCGATGCGGACGAGTTGCTAGCTAGTTCGTGATCTATGGTTGCTAGGAGACATCTATGACAGGTATTCATCTCAGGACGCGACTGTGCGAGCTGCTCGATATCAACTACCCCATTTGTCTCGCAGGGATGGGATCTCAAGGTCGTGCAACGCCTCCGGCCCTTGTCGCCGCGGTGTCGGAAGCCGGAGGATTGGGCGTTATCGGTGCCGCAGGACTATCGCCTTCGCGGCTACGTGCAGTCATCCGAGAGGCTCGCGCGTTGACGGCTAAGCCCATTGGCGTCAACCTTGTATTGCCACAAGCCGCTGCGAAGGCCGAGCTGGATAGGGACAGGATCCGGCGAGAGATTATTGAACAGTTCCCTGAGCATGCCGCTTTCGTGCGTGAATTGGCAAAAGGCTTCGGACTTGAACTAGTGGAGCTAGATGGTCGCATTGCCGTGTCTGGCGCGGCGACTGCAGATGGCACAGATGCGGACCTTCGTGGCTCGCGCGCTGACTTGACGCGAAGCTTGATCGACGCGGTTCTAGAGGAAGATGTCCAGGTCTTCGCAGGGGCGGTCGGTGACCTGAAGCTCATCGCGGGGCCTGCGCACGAGAAGCGGATGCTCGTTATGGGACTAGCCACTGGCACGAAGCAAGCTAAAAGCTAGGCGCTCGCCGGCGCAGATCTCCTCATTGCCCAAGGACTGGAGGCCGGCGGCCATGTGGGCGAATTCCGAATTTTGCGCTGCTTCCTGATGTCATCGATTCTGTTTCTGTCCCCGTCATTGCGGCGGGAGGCATCAGCGATGGCCGGGGCATCGCTGCATCTTTGGCGTTTGGGGCCGTTGGAGTTTGGATGGGAACTGCGTTCCTGGTTGCCGAGGAATGCAATATTCCCGGCGAACATAAGTCCCAGATTCTTGAAGGGCGGCTGGAGGATTTCCGCAGTGACCGGATCTACTCTGGAAGTCCCATGCGCGGATTCCGGAAAGCCACGATCAAGGCTTGGGAGGACTCTGGATTGGAGCCGCTCGCAAATCCGTACCAGAAGGTCTTGATGGATGACTTCAATGCAGCGGCAGCAGCGGCCAGTCGCTGGGACCTGCACAGCAATCCTAGTGGCGTCGGAGGAGGGCTACTGACAGAGGCGAGGCCAGCGCGAGCGATCGTCGCCGAGCTTGTGAATCGCGCTTCGGAGTCAATCTCACGACTGGCCGCCAGTATTTGACAGGCTGGATTGCTATGTGGCGAGGGCGTTCAATCCAAGGATGGCGCTTGCCTCGGCAATAGTTGCCACTGGACGCTCATACTCTTCGCAAAGCGCTTCAATTTGGCGGACTAGGGCAGCGTTTGAAGGGGCGAGAACATCTCGGTCTAGGCGAACGTTGTCCTCAAGACCTGTGCGGCAATGTCCACCCAGTTCGAGCGGCCATCGTGCCATAGTAATTGGTCTCGCCCAATACCAGCTCCTGTCCAGGTCGCGTTGGGGGAAAGCCTACGCAGCGTCGCCACATAGAACTCCAGGACCTCTCGGTCGACGGGCATTGCGTTCTTGAGGCCCATCACGAATTGGACGTGGAGTTCTCCAGCGATCTTGCCGACCCGCTGCATGTTGGCGGCCTGGAAGATCATCGATAAGTCGAAGGCTTCCACTTCGGGCTTGACGTCGTGCGTCAGTATTTCAGCGGCGAGCCAATCTACCAGTTCTGGCGCGTTGTCGTAGACCCGGGTCGGGAAAT
This region of Cupriavidus sp. EM10 genomic DNA includes:
- a CDS encoding tyrosine-type recombinase/integrase, which translates into the protein MTTSQTSVTHHDPWNKGRLTGQKPPLKLSEIWAIRTRLQLTANTRDLAMFNLAIDSKLRACDLIRLRVQDVSVGRQVGMRATVMQQKTHRPVQFEITGPTRECLQAWIHARGLSCGDFLFPSRLHSSPHISTRQYARLVHRWVASIGLDTSAYGTHSIRRTKVSLIYRRTKNLRAVQLLLGHTKLESTVRYLGIEVDDALEIAEQTEV
- a CDS encoding type II toxin-antitoxin system VapB family antitoxin — encoded protein: MRTTITLDDELLAKARAYTGLEEKTALVREALKALIQREAAKRLANLGGSQPGIEGAPRRRSDDDENRIGEPPDGGSD
- a CDS encoding nitronate monooxygenase, which codes for MTGIHLRTRLCELLDINYPICLAGMGSQGRATPPALVAAVSEAGGLGVIGAAGLSPSRLRAVIREARALTAKPIGVNLVLPQAAAKAELDRDRIRREIIEQFPEHAAFVRELAKGFGLELVELDGRIAVSGAATADGTDADLRGSRADLTRSLIDAVLEEDVQVFAGAVGDLKLIAGPAHEKRMLVMGLATGTKQAKS